The Microlunatus soli genome contains the following window.
CGCAGCCGTCCCCTGCGTCTCCGCCGTCCAGTGCGATCCGCAGCGCGGCGGCCAGGTCGGCGTCGGTCTGCTCGGTCCGGGACCGCGGGTCGATCGACACGAACAGGGCCGTTCCGGAACGCGCCACCAGATCCAGGAACTGACGGTTCAGCTGCCACGGGACCTGCGGCGTGCACGGCACGCAATCGGCATCCACGGTGAAGAGTCGGCGATGCTGGACCAGCCGATGAGCCAGCGTGTTCACCCCCATCCGTCGGGTGCGTTCCCAGTCCCGTCCCGACGTGTCGTCACCGGTCCGTTGGGCGTCCACCACACCGGCCGCCAGATGACCGATCGTGTTGCAGCCCAGCAGCAGCGCCGAATCGGCCGCCTCCCGGATCACGTCGTAGAAGGTGTTGATGATCTCGGCGTTGGTCCGGCTGCGATCTGCGAACGACCAGCCCGCAACGGTCAGCTCGGCACCCATCGCCGGACCGAACCGGCCGAAGATGTCGTAGCTGCTGAAGTCGTGCTTGATCAACTCATAACCCCAGCCGCGGAACCGACGAAGATCATCGGTGACCCGGTCCAGCACCTCCGGACGGGTCGGGTCGAGGGTCACCTCACGATCCCGATCCGGCCGCGGGATCGCCAGCCCGCGGTCGGACTCGGCCCGGGACCGCAACGGGCGGAACCACAAGCCGGGGCGGGCGCCGATGGCGGTGATCTCGGCTGCCACCTCGGCCATGTCGTCGAAGATTCCTGGAATGCCTTCGTCCCAGGGACCGCCGGAGCCGGGCCCGCCGGCGTTCCAGCCGTCGTCGATCACGCTGTACGGCCGGACCGGGTGTCGGTCCGCCAGTTCGACCACGGTCCGGGCGTCGCCGAGCACCGCCTCGCGGTCGAAGCCGACGCCGTAGGCGTAATACCAGTTGTTGGCCCCGACCAGCGGCTGCTGCGGCAACAGGCCGGCCGACCGGCGTCCGGCCATCGCATCGACCAGATCGCGCTGTGCCTGCTGCGGGGACCGGTCGACGCTGTCGATCCAACGCACTGTCGCCAACGCGATCTCGCGATCACCGGGGACCAGAGCGGATCCGCCGTTGCGGACGTCGAGCCACAACGAGATGCCCTGCGGATCGACCGTCCAGAAGCAGAAGGCCGACGGGCGGACGTCGACCCCGGCACCGATCACGGCACCGGACGGCTCGTCCCATCCGGTCCAGTACCACGGCAGGACACGTTCGGGACGCAGCCGCTCCCAGCCGAGCTCGCCGTAGGAGCGTTCCCACGCGTCGCCGCTGACCGTCATCGTCGCCGGTGACCGCCGCCGCCACCGGAGAACGATCCTGGACACCTCGCCGGAGGTCCGCAGGCCGATCGTCAGACCGGCCGGATCATGATCATTACCGGTTGTGCCGAGATCGACGACCGTACGACCCAGGGTCCAGCGGTTGCCCGCAGCAACCGCTGCCGCCAATCGGTCGTCGATGTCGTCCTGGACGAAGACCGCGTCCGGTTGCGGCGTCGGGACGATCGCGTTGTTGATCATCAACTCGTTGATCATCAGTTCTGGGCTCCTCAGACTGCGGTGGCTGTCGGGACCGCATCCTGCCAGCTACCGATGATCAGGACGGCACGTGGTCGGCCACGGTCCTCGCCAGTGCACCGATCTCGCCCGGGCCGACCCGGCAGCAACCACCGATCCAGCGTGCCCCGGCATCGCGCCACAGCGGTGCCAAGGCCGGGTCGAACCCGGACGGTCCGATCCAACGGCGAGCGGTCGCGTCCCATCCCCGACCGCTGTTGGGATAGCCGACCGCCGGTTTCCCGGTGATCTTGGCCGCCTGCCGGACGGCGGGCAACACGTCCGACGGCCGACAGCAATTGACGCCGACCGCGATCACATTCGCCGCCGATCCTGCGACCGCGAACGCGTCGGCGAGCGGCTGCCCGGCCCGGGTACGGTCGCCGTCGATGGTGTAGCTGAACCAGGCCGGCAATGCGAGCTCGTCCAGGATCGTCACCAGCACCTCGGCCTCGTCGACGTCGGGGATGGTCTCCACCGCCAACAGGTCC
Protein-coding sequences here:
- a CDS encoding alpha-amylase family protein — encoded protein: MINELMINNAIVPTPQPDAVFVQDDIDDRLAAAVAAGNRWTLGRTVVDLGTTGNDHDPAGLTIGLRTSGEVSRIVLRWRRRSPATMTVSGDAWERSYGELGWERLRPERVLPWYWTGWDEPSGAVIGAGVDVRPSAFCFWTVDPQGISLWLDVRNGGSALVPGDREIALATVRWIDSVDRSPQQAQRDLVDAMAGRRSAGLLPQQPLVGANNWYYAYGVGFDREAVLGDARTVVELADRHPVRPYSVIDDGWNAGGPGSGGPWDEGIPGIFDDMAEVAAEITAIGARPGLWFRPLRSRAESDRGLAIPRPDRDREVTLDPTRPEVLDRVTDDLRRFRGWGYELIKHDFSSYDIFGRFGPAMGAELTVAGWSFADRSRTNAEIINTFYDVIREAADSALLLGCNTIGHLAAGVVDAQRTGDDTSGRDWERTRRMGVNTLAHRLVQHRRLFTVDADCVPCTPQVPWQLNRQFLDLVARSGTALFVSIDPRSRTEQTDADLAAALRIALDGGDAGDGCGPDSVQAIDGTYSSTPADWCFGELRRHYDWADAPGTSPFLG